Proteins found in one Hyla sarda isolate aHylSar1 chromosome 7, aHylSar1.hap1, whole genome shotgun sequence genomic segment:
- the LOC130283387 gene encoding uncharacterized protein LOC130283387 has translation MKCSVVSIETRRTQRSNAKHKSWRQVPGVQTPGVMVAGGFNGEMAQRILLEFDALDKYSRDVLAKHAKQRSLSYLQRIPSLRIPLSLDFETEIDQYPEERTSSRRTSTPRSSRYPLNADLGKTVHLRPFTASGYNIYQDFNREEREPKKLTKPRCVSADRRRSWRSEVQSIPDLDTLCHWEYTGPVLSSLGAPFTLSPREMVQDSSRAAEKSEEPPSGDDPGAEALLPGTAQSATDHRHPSRENRQKADTVSLCLEDELKKSNAKIISVRQKTIRGHIQNVSETHPIIYHNHIASLSDFQRSLSTRPYYFLSSQRPMGKSCSPGGPLLQDNKDSTDPLKNRQLGLQAAMIKKKKANKKSSSDNMKVILHYLSADGTKQRVEMAKDGNVAKQKQVNSSANKKTFLQDGKTIQTSQSKEKDEEHGVGPVINGLNPMTAMVPVPSLHARSHQTQRLFCPSSARTSSSSIPRPNSVQETNNWSYISISKPLSPPEGPTEPLQNKTSSPDLVKAMVMSTPEMRPTTFTTKSIILENRTGRPGSSSVELNPMGTHLASERSIEGYQEETKMEGGGFVESTVEKDHIRSPSTEMVEIINQEKESHEEQIQNTFPFPVQHNTIPVINIPTATTDSAE, from the exons ATGAAGTGCAGTGTGGTGTCCATAGAAACCAGAAGGACGCAGAGATCTAATGCAAAGCACAAGAGCTGGAGACAAGTGCCAGGAGTCCAGACACCCGGGGTAATGGTGGCCGGAGGG TTTAATGGAGAAATGGCCCAGAGGATTTTGCTCGAATTTGATGCCCTGGATAAATATTCTCGGGATGTTCTGGCCAAACACGCCAAG CAGCGCAGCCTGAGTTACCTGCAGAGGATACCGTCCCTAAGAATCCCCCTGTCATTAGATTTCGAGACGGAGATTGATCAGTACCCTGAGGAGAGAACCAGCAGCAGAAGGACCTCCACACCGAGATCTTCAAG ATATCCACTGAACGCAGACTTGGGGAAGACGGTCCATCTGCGACCCTTTACTGCATCCGGCTACAACATTTATCAAGACTTCAATAGGGAAG AGAGAGAACCGAAGAAACTCACAAAGCCGAGATGTGTCTCCGCAGACCGGAGGAGATCTTGGAGAAGTGAG GTGCAGTCAATACCGGACCTAGATACACTGTGTCACTGGGAGTACACCGGTCCTGTCCTGTCCAGCCTGGGGGCGCCATTTACTTTGTCTCCAAGAGAAATGGTACAAGATTCCAGTAGAGCAG CAGAGAAGTCAGAAGAGCCCCCTAGTGGTGATGACCCAGGAGCTGAGGCATTGTTACCAGGTACAGCACAAAGCGCCACAGACCACAGACACCCCTCCAG gGAGAATCGCCAGAAAGCAGACACAGTCTCCTTATGTTTAGAGGATGAATTGAAGAAATCTAATGCTAAAATTATCTCCGTCAGACAGAAGACAATAAGGGGACACATCCAG AATGTAAGTGAAACCCACCCGATCATTTACCACAATCATATTGCCAGCTTGTCCGACTTCCAGAGGAGCCTGAGTACAAGACCCTATTACTTCTTAAGTTCGCAAAGACCAATGGGCAAATCTTGCTCTCCAGGTGGTCCCCTCCTGCAGGACAACAAGGACTCCACAGACCCCCTGAAAAATAGGCAACTTGGGTTACAGGCTGCcatgataaagaagaaaaaagccAATAAAAAGTCATCATCTGATAATATGAAGGTCATCTTACATTACCTATCAGCAGATGGGACAAAGCAAAGGGTGGAGATGGCCAAGGACGGGAATGTGGCCAAGCAGAAGCAGGTGAATAGTTCTGCAAATAAGAAGACTTTTCTACAAGATGGTAAAACAATACAGACGTCTCAAAGTAAGGAGAAGGATGAGGAACATGGGGTGGGACCAGTCATAAATGGGTTAAACCCCATGACGGCAATGGTCCCTGTCCCATCTCTCCATGCAAGGTCCCACCAAACACAAAGGTTATTCTGTCCAAGCAGTGCAAGGACGTCCAGTTCATCCATCCCAAGACCCAACAGTGTCCAAGAAACAAACAACTGGAGCTACATATCCATCTCAAAACCATTGTCACCCCCTGAAGGTCCAACTGAACCTCTGCAGAACAAGACGTCAAGTCCTGACCTAGTGAAGGCCATGGTGATGTCTACACCTGAGATGAGGCCCACGACATTTACCACCAAGTCCATCATATTAGAGAACAGGACTGGGAGACCTGGATCTTCTTCTGTTGAATTAAATCCAATGGGAACACATTTGGCATCTGAGAGGTCGATAGAAGGTTATCAAGAAGAAACCAAGATGGAAGGTGGAGGATTCGTAGAGTCAACTGTGGAAAAAGATCACATCCGTTCTCCATCAACTGAGATGGTGGAAATTATAAATCAGGAGAAAGAATCCCATGAGGAACAAATCCAGAATACGTTCCCCTTCCCTGTGCAGCACAATACAATCCCAGTTATCAATATCCCAACAGCCACTACAGACAGTGCAGAATAA